A part of Cannabis sativa cultivar Pink pepper isolate KNU-18-1 chromosome 6, ASM2916894v1, whole genome shotgun sequence genomic DNA contains:
- the LOC115695974 gene encoding B-box zinc finger protein 21: MKDCELCGLRARMYCESDQASLCWDCDEKVHGANFLVAKHSRSLLCHVCNFPTPWMASGAELTPTVSVCESCVDFHNRKFEQGRGDESGGGNDEDEDEEDTENETDISDEDDYNDGVFSLNEDEFDEEGENQVVPWSFSSSSPPPMAESSSSSDEDRFSNSKRRLENADLHSDANDEATSSVRPLNKRPRLTGEDYRSSARPLASDAAHDEDDGRDRDHDGQSESRSTAVITSIQRLQNDAITDVENSSNTILEICKLSRDQNR, translated from the exons ATGAAAGATTGTGAACTTTGTGGGCTACGAGCTAGGATGTACTGTGAATCGGATCAGGCAAGCTTATGCTGGGACTGTGATGAGAAAGTTCACGGAGCCAATTTCTTGGTGGCCAAACACTCCAGGAGTCTCCTCTGTCATGTTTGCAATTTTCCGACTCCATGGATGGCCTCTGGTGCCGAGCTTACTCCCACGGTCTCTGTCTGCGAAAGCTGCGTTGATTTTCACAACAGAAAATTTGAGCAAGGTCGCGGTGATGAAAGTGGTGGCGGAAATGATGAGGATGAGGATGAAGAAGATACAGAGAACGAAACCGATATTAGTGATGAAGATGATTACAATGATGGTGTGTTTAGTCTAAACGAAGATGAATTTGATGAGGAAGGAGAGAACCAGGTGGTTCCATGGTCGTTTTCATCTTCGTCACCACCACCTATGGCGGAATCTTCATCCAGTAGCGACGAGGATAGGTTTTCCAATTCAAAACGACGGCTAGAAAATGCTGATCTGCATTCTGAT GCTAATGATGAGGCGACATCTTCAGTTAGGCCATTGAATAAACGGCCAAGATTGACTGGTGAAGACTACAGATCATCTGCGAGACCTCTTGCTAGTGATGCTGCTCATGATGAAGACGATGGTCGTGATCGTGATCATGATGGTCAATCAGAGTCAAGATCAACGGCGGTCATAACATCTATCCAGAGGCTCCAAAATGATGCGATCACAGACGTTGAAAATTCCTCCAACACAATTTTAGAGATTTGCAAACTAAGCAGAGATCAGAACCGTTGA